A region from the Pseudanabaena sp. BC1403 genome encodes:
- a CDS encoding DUF4349 domain-containing protein, producing the protein MKIQPSRSLKVLSILAVIALASCASSLKAPSSAPNIASQPEQASNSNAPVTKDVVPRPQLIKSAEISLQVKSIDEITQAVSALIKQQQGDILELQDFRSGNPDMEQSVSLKLRVPQERLDWVIDAIAQLGIVKGRSIKAEDVSTQLVDLQARLKNLRQTEVQLQGILQQTGSVGDVLKVTQELSRVREGIEQIDAQFTNLKNQVAYSTLQVRLLSAISTIPPQSDLGTQLQNTWNSATNSLAVVSVGLLKLSIWLLVYCPYWLVPLAIFFFLRRRRRQLIMQAPKPDSNVSSD; encoded by the coding sequence TTGAAAATTCAACCTTCTCGATCGCTAAAAGTACTGAGCATACTTGCTGTGATTGCTCTTGCCAGTTGCGCTTCTTCGTTAAAAGCTCCCTCCTCCGCGCCTAATATTGCATCCCAACCCGAACAAGCCTCAAATTCTAATGCGCCCGTAACAAAGGACGTTGTCCCACGTCCGCAACTAATTAAATCGGCCGAAATTTCTTTGCAAGTTAAATCCATCGACGAGATTACACAGGCTGTCTCAGCGCTTATCAAACAGCAACAGGGAGATATTTTAGAATTACAGGACTTTCGTTCAGGAAATCCTGACATGGAGCAGTCAGTTTCCCTGAAACTAAGAGTTCCCCAAGAACGTCTCGATTGGGTGATAGATGCGATCGCTCAGTTAGGGATTGTCAAAGGGCGATCGATTAAAGCTGAGGATGTCTCTACTCAATTGGTGGATTTGCAAGCTCGCCTCAAAAATTTGCGCCAAACTGAAGTGCAGCTACAGGGAATCCTTCAACAGACTGGCTCCGTGGGTGATGTCCTAAAAGTTACGCAAGAACTTAGCCGTGTCAGGGAGGGGATTGAGCAAATTGATGCTCAGTTCACAAATCTAAAAAATCAAGTTGCTTATTCAACTTTACAGGTAAGACTCTTGTCAGCGATCTCGACTATTCCACCTCAATCGGATCTCGGCACACAATTACAAAATACTTGGAATAGTGCAACCAATTCGTTGGCAGTTGTGAGTGTTGGTCTGTTAAAGCTCTCGATCTGGTTGCTGGTCTATTGTCCCTATTGGCTAGTCCCCCTAGCAATTTTCTTTTTTCTGCGCCGTCGCCGCCGTCAACTTATTATGCAAGCGCCAAAGCCTGACTCTAATGTGAGTTCAGATTAA
- a CDS encoding DUF3531 family protein: MEVRFRECDWFDLWIWIKFNEIPSQQEKQLLDEVFNSWFLLGKLGGFNACNMQVLESGVDVSYFDYDNQAADDEMMSVMHNMTDLEYENEWGRCWVDLGTTDAIAIDTLVNALRQFDKEYVAIEEVIIGGQNSDWLIEPKSIDDEDYDR; this comes from the coding sequence ATGGAAGTTAGATTTAGAGAATGTGATTGGTTTGACTTATGGATCTGGATAAAATTTAATGAAATTCCCTCCCAGCAAGAGAAACAACTGTTAGATGAAGTATTTAATTCTTGGTTCTTGCTTGGTAAATTAGGTGGTTTCAATGCTTGCAATATGCAGGTTTTAGAATCTGGTGTGGATGTTAGCTATTTTGACTATGACAACCAAGCCGCAGATGACGAGATGATGTCAGTCATGCACAACATGACTGATCTGGAGTACGAAAATGAATGGGGTCGCTGTTGGGTTGACTTAGGAACGACCGATGCGATCGCGATCGATACTTTGGTAAATGCGTTACGTCAGTTTGATAAAGAATATGTCGCGATCGAAGAAGTAATTATCGGTGGACAAAACTCTGACTGGTTAATTGAGCCTAAGAGTATAGATGATGAAGATTATGATCGTTAA
- the gloA gene encoding lactoylglutathione lyase, whose protein sequence is MRVLHTMIRVGDLERSLDFYSNVLGMKILRRKDYPDGRFTLAFVGYGDESSNAVIELTHNWDTSAYDIGTGYGHIALGMENIYTACDAIREKGGKITREPGPMKHGTTEIAFVEDPDGYKIELIQLK, encoded by the coding sequence ATGCGCGTTTTGCATACCATGATTCGAGTTGGTGATCTAGAGCGATCGCTTGATTTTTATAGTAATGTCCTCGGCATGAAAATATTGCGTCGTAAAGATTATCCCGATGGACGCTTTACCCTCGCATTCGTTGGTTATGGCGATGAATCAAGCAATGCCGTCATTGAGCTAACCCATAATTGGGATACCAGTGCCTACGACATTGGCACTGGCTATGGTCATATTGCTTTGGGTATGGAAAATATTTATACCGCCTGTGATGCTATTCGAGAAAAAGGCGGCAAAATCACCCGCGAGCCAGGACCGATGAAGCATGGCACAACTGAAATTGCCTTTGTCGAAGATCCAGATGGCTATAAAATCGAGTTGATTCAACTCAAATAA
- a CDS encoding GDSL family lipase — MRRPRYTTSWQSKRKSWLRNTLLLILIGLPLLLILAELIARGAVLATGSNNQLAPNKTVAIAQSYAFKLQDSNGNNYPGLPDAGLLQVKRSPLLGYELLPSQSSEYWQINDQGFRQDSSVPVVKPPSEIRVFLVGGSTAFTNMAEKNQKALAFKVEKLLNERVRAQNSSPEKFKPKEIPYFADQIEAMRALPPRIRDGSYRVIAAAVPGYNSGNELALLAHKVMTYSPNALLILDGYEDLRSPSNQTAREIGNVEQMLRDPLAQYRQYQAQQFNNWLNSLYLVKAWQKWVIPADISTFSSEYQVFNAEQLSKDPKEIQKRVDRYLYNTQQMMRLANNIPTLIILQPEITGKQKSLTKEEEGILKSLGKEYSDRATNAYMLSDQAFSKSPIKPKFVNFYQLFQNTSQQAFIDPIHLTEAANDVLAQKLYESTEQLFLVQPAPNSLSGDVDAKTTTPPPQPVVVPESNQSSILRSLVIP, encoded by the coding sequence ATGCGTAGACCCCGATATACAACTTCTTGGCAATCCAAGCGCAAATCTTGGTTGCGAAATACTCTGCTCCTGATCTTGATTGGTCTGCCATTACTATTGATTTTGGCGGAACTAATTGCGAGAGGAGCAGTTTTAGCAACAGGTAGTAACAACCAGCTCGCTCCCAATAAAACTGTAGCGATCGCCCAGTCCTATGCCTTTAAATTGCAGGACTCTAATGGTAATAACTATCCTGGACTACCAGATGCTGGGCTGCTCCAAGTAAAACGCAGTCCACTACTGGGTTATGAATTGCTTCCCAGCCAAAGTAGTGAATATTGGCAAATCAACGATCAGGGCTTTCGCCAAGATTCATCCGTACCTGTTGTCAAGCCTCCTAGCGAAATCCGTGTGTTTTTGGTTGGTGGCTCCACCGCTTTTACGAATATGGCGGAAAAAAATCAAAAAGCATTGGCTTTTAAGGTTGAGAAATTACTCAACGAGCGCGTTCGTGCTCAAAATAGCAGCCCTGAAAAGTTTAAGCCCAAAGAAATCCCCTACTTTGCCGATCAAATTGAAGCAATGCGAGCATTGCCTCCGCGTATTCGTGATGGCAGCTATCGGGTAATTGCGGCGGCAGTCCCTGGCTATAACTCTGGTAATGAGCTTGCCCTGCTAGCTCATAAGGTGATGACATACAGCCCCAATGCACTGCTGATCCTCGATGGCTATGAAGATTTGCGATCGCCTAGCAATCAGACTGCTCGCGAAATAGGGAATGTTGAGCAAATGTTACGTGATCCACTTGCTCAATATCGACAATATCAAGCCCAGCAATTTAATAACTGGCTAAATTCGCTTTATCTAGTCAAAGCATGGCAAAAATGGGTGATCCCAGCAGATATCAGTACGTTTAGCTCTGAATATCAAGTTTTTAATGCTGAACAACTCAGCAAAGATCCTAAAGAAATTCAAAAAAGAGTTGATCGATATCTTTACAATACTCAGCAAATGATGAGATTGGCTAACAATATTCCTACTTTGATTATTCTTCAGCCAGAAATCACTGGTAAGCAAAAATCTTTAACCAAGGAAGAAGAAGGCATTTTGAAATCTTTGGGTAAGGAATATAGCGATCGCGCTACTAATGCTTATATGCTCTCCGACCAAGCTTTTAGCAAGAGTCCAATCAAGCCAAAATTTGTCAACTTTTACCAACTGTTTCAAAATACCAGCCAGCAAGCTTTCATCGATCCCATTCATCTCACTGAAGCTGCCAATGATGTATTGGCGCAAAAATTATATGAAAGTACTGAGCAGCTCTTTTTGGTTCAACCTGCCCCAAATTCTTTGAGTGGCGACGTGGATGCAAAAACAACAACCCCACCACCCCAGCCCGTGGTTGTGCCAGAATCTAACCAGTCTAGTATTCTGCGTTCATTAGTTATTCCTTAA
- the petG gene encoding cytochrome b6-f complex subunit V gives MVEPILSGICLGLIFITLGGLFFAAYQQYRRV, from the coding sequence ATGGTAGAACCAATTTTGTCAGGCATTTGCCTAGGTCTTATTTTCATTACACTTGGCGGACTGTTTTTTGCTGCTTATCAGCAATACCGTCGCGTCTAG
- the psbO gene encoding photosystem II manganese-stabilizing polypeptide, which yields MKFRSFTKAIFTLCISLCMLLAGGLFANNAIAAVEPGLTYDQIVNTGLANKCSDILGSSRGGRNFISIGAGQSVEISELCLEPTSFFVKEESSNKRKKSEFVASKLMTRSTSSLDFVKATVTGNSDGSLSLVETDGLDYQPITVKMPGGELVAILFTIKGFNAKTAPGVNGITTSVDFVGSTLVPTYRGSGFIDPKGRGLAIGYDSAEALPAKRNSFDNRSVKDDSTSKGTMSLQIAKLNADTGEIAGTFETEQTSDNDLGGVEPKEVIIRGVFYGKVSA from the coding sequence ATGAAATTTCGTAGTTTTACGAAAGCAATTTTTACATTGTGTATCAGTTTATGTATGTTACTAGCAGGCGGTCTGTTTGCTAATAATGCGATCGCTGCTGTTGAACCAGGTTTGACCTACGACCAAATTGTAAATACTGGTTTGGCGAACAAATGTTCTGATATCTTGGGTTCCTCTCGCGGTGGTCGTAACTTTATTTCTATTGGTGCAGGGCAATCTGTGGAAATTTCAGAGCTTTGCCTAGAGCCAACTTCATTCTTTGTCAAAGAAGAGTCGAGCAACAAGCGCAAAAAATCTGAGTTTGTTGCTAGCAAGTTGATGACGCGCTCAACTTCTAGCCTTGACTTTGTAAAGGCAACTGTAACTGGTAATAGTGATGGTAGCCTCAGCTTAGTTGAAACAGATGGTCTAGACTATCAACCCATCACAGTCAAAATGCCTGGTGGTGAACTGGTAGCAATTTTGTTCACCATTAAAGGTTTCAACGCCAAAACTGCTCCTGGGGTAAATGGCATAACCACATCGGTTGATTTTGTTGGTTCTACTCTAGTTCCAACCTATCGTGGTTCTGGATTCATCGATCCTAAGGGGCGTGGTCTAGCGATCGGTTATGACTCTGCTGAAGCATTACCTGCAAAGCGTAATTCTTTTGACAACAGAAGCGTCAAGGATGACTCCACATCCAAAGGTACTATGTCATTGCAAATCGCTAAGCTCAATGCAGATACTGGCGAAATCGCTGGTACTTTCGAGACTGAGCAAACCTCTGACAATGATCTTGGTGGTGTTGAACCCAAGGAAGTGATCATTCGCGGCGTATTTTACGGCAAAGTCAGCGCTTAA
- a CDS encoding AAA family ATPase, protein MQKIIIKNFGAIEYAEIEIKKVLVLIGEQASGKSTIAKLIYFFKSLKDDVFNQIYQDQERDYFDENSDIAFVLQEKFYNWFGSTEKLIDFEIKFYYFVEINKYLHLSLNKDKTIQCEFSQDFYKYNIPEALTQIKLSLQQGSKTTNIHERLAHEKTKINYAQILAEILNNLFHSYEVDSLFVIAGRSITVGYSELFEKYFFADLQSRLEKNSKKEFQQKSQIVNEILMMKFIERVIYVKDVFSVHGKFQDLISRFRSSIKDKDKDKEEKSNLYLAEKKIVEILKGEYISNNLEEKIILNTQESIDLHNASSGQQESIRILQDIFFVILKQSKVLRIVEEPETHLFPVAQKSLIELLALMVNQNDNNQLIITTHSPYVLTVFNNLLFAQRVVDKNPLAEAEVAELIPKEFWLKAKDFSAYSLGNSSIQEEHEYCESIFNNQTGAIQQNYLDAVSEMLGGDFNYLYGLYTKISRKK, encoded by the coding sequence ATGCAAAAAATTATTATCAAAAACTTTGGTGCGATCGAATACGCCGAAATTGAAATAAAGAAAGTTTTAGTTTTAATTGGTGAACAAGCTAGCGGTAAAAGCACGATTGCTAAGCTTATTTACTTTTTTAAATCACTAAAAGATGATGTATTTAATCAAATTTATCAAGATCAAGAAAGAGATTACTTTGATGAGAATTCTGATATCGCTTTTGTATTACAAGAAAAATTCTACAATTGGTTTGGCTCAACAGAAAAACTTATTGATTTTGAAATAAAATTTTATTATTTCGTTGAAATAAATAAGTACTTACATTTAAGTCTTAATAAAGATAAAACTATACAATGTGAGTTTAGTCAAGATTTTTATAAATACAATATTCCTGAGGCTCTAACTCAAATAAAACTGAGCTTACAACAAGGATCAAAAACGACCAATATTCATGAGAGACTTGCTCATGAGAAAACTAAAATTAATTATGCTCAAATCCTTGCAGAAATATTAAATAATCTTTTTCACAGTTATGAAGTCGATTCATTATTTGTTATTGCAGGAAGGAGTATTACAGTAGGTTATTCTGAATTGTTTGAAAAATATTTCTTTGCCGATTTACAAAGTAGGCTAGAAAAAAACAGCAAAAAAGAATTTCAACAAAAATCTCAAATAGTTAATGAGATCTTAATGATGAAATTTATTGAAAGAGTTATATATGTTAAAGATGTTTTTAGCGTTCATGGAAAATTCCAAGATTTAATTTCTCGTTTTAGATCTTCTATAAAAGATAAAGATAAAGACAAAGAAGAAAAATCTAATCTATATCTTGCGGAAAAGAAAATTGTAGAAATATTAAAAGGTGAATACATTAGTAATAACCTTGAAGAGAAGATTATACTTAATACTCAAGAATCTATTGACCTTCATAATGCTTCATCAGGACAACAAGAATCTATAAGAATTCTGCAAGATATTTTCTTTGTTATACTTAAACAATCAAAAGTATTAAGAATAGTTGAAGAGCCAGAAACACATTTGTTCCCTGTTGCTCAAAAGAGTTTAATTGAGTTATTAGCTTTAATGGTTAATCAAAATGATAATAATCAACTCATTATTACAACTCACAGTCCTTATGTACTTACGGTATTTAACAACTTGTTATTTGCTCAACGAGTTGTGGATAAGAATCCATTGGCTGAGGCTGAAGTTGCTGAACTAATACCAAAAGAATTTTGGCTAAAGGCTAAAGATTTTTCTGCCTATTCGTTAGGTAACTCTTCTATTCAAGAAGAGCATGAATATTGTGAATCTATTTTTAATAATCAAACGGGTGCTATTCAGCAAAATTATTTAGATGCAGTATCTGAAATGTTGGGAGGCGATTTTAATTATTTGTATGGTTTATATACTAAAATATCTAGAAAAAAATGA